The Xenorhabdus doucetiae genome has a window encoding:
- a CDS encoding type II toxin-antitoxin system TacA family antitoxin, which produces MRTQPKETPINIRAKAFQRELIDHAANLQSKTRTDFILDAACRAAEEAILAQNHFFVNDEKYHAFMQMLEQPLADNAGFKKLMGYKAPWE; this is translated from the coding sequence ATGAGAACGCAACCTAAAGAAACCCCGATCAATATCCGGGCGAAAGCCTTTCAGCGGGAGCTTATTGATCATGCAGCAAACCTGCAATCGAAGACCCGAACTGATTTCATTCTGGATGCTGCCTGCCGCGCAGCCGAAGAGGCGATACTTGCTCAAAACCACTTTTTCGTTAACGACGAAAAATATCATGCGTTCATGCAGATGCTGGAACAACCGCTTGCTGATAATGCCGGTTTTAAAAAACTCATGGGGTATAAAGCACCATGGGAATAA
- a CDS encoding MFS transporter — protein MNFHDCKHDRVWIRNQASSMAIGIDRIDFILLIFGVAALLGIWIIGLLVDRYLRISVLFSLSVFTLTAIMLGFGGKIPLVIYLAVTLWGLTFGGAATLLQTASADAAGDGADVAQSMVVTVWNLAIAGGGIVGGILLESSGVSSFPWVICILLLLGLIVAWQAKKYSFPHRRQVSRN, from the coding sequence ATGAATTTTCATGATTGCAAGCATGATCGGGTTTGGATAAGAAATCAAGCATCTTCAATGGCGATTGGTATAGATCGCATTGACTTCATTTTGCTGATATTTGGAGTAGCGGCTTTGCTCGGTATTTGGATTATCGGCCTACTGGTTGATCGCTATTTAAGAATATCGGTATTGTTCAGCCTTAGCGTATTTACCTTAACGGCGATTATGCTGGGGTTCGGCGGTAAAATCCCACTTGTTATTTACTTAGCTGTTACTCTGTGGGGGCTGACTTTTGGTGGCGCGGCGACATTACTGCAAACTGCTTCTGCAGACGCTGCGGGGGATGGTGCTGATGTGGCACAGTCCATGGTTGTTACTGTCTGGAATCTTGCCATTGCGGGGGGAGGCATTGTCGGAGGAATACTATTGGAGAGCAGCGGCGTATCTTCATTCCCTTGGGTTATATGTATATTGCTATTGCTTGGATTAATCGTGGCTTGGCAGGCCAAAAAATACAGTTTTCCTCATCGTCGCCAAGTTTCGAGAAACTGA
- a CDS encoding D-cysteine desulfhydrase, which produces MSLKENLAKFARLDLLKTATTMDKLENLSHYLGRDIYIKRDDLTPLAMGGNKLRKLDYLIADALQKKAKVIVTAGAIQSNHVRQTAAMAAKYGLKCVALLENPIQNQDNNFLHNGNKLLTELFNAQCVMCNELFDPNRQMEALIDQLNLKDAYIVPVGGSNALGSLGYVRCALEIAEQRPKDVEFAAVIVASGSAGTHAGLAIGLHATLPQTPVIGVTVSRVTAEQAPKVSQLQQEISSLLGQTTCPDVLLWDNYFAPMYGMPNKQGSDAIKLLAQKEGILLDPVYTGKAMAGLIDHVLNNTIESQKPLLFVHTGGAPALFSYSGIDVIS; this is translated from the coding sequence ATGTCTTTAAAAGAAAATTTAGCAAAATTCGCCCGTCTTGATTTACTAAAAACGGCAACCACGATGGATAAACTGGAGAATTTATCTCACTATTTAGGGCGTGATATTTATATTAAGCGAGATGATTTAACCCCCCTGGCGATGGGCGGGAATAAATTACGGAAATTGGACTATCTTATTGCTGACGCATTACAAAAAAAGGCGAAGGTGATTGTGACTGCCGGCGCCATTCAATCCAATCATGTTCGGCAAACCGCAGCGATGGCGGCGAAGTATGGCCTAAAATGTGTCGCTTTATTGGAAAATCCCATCCAAAACCAAGATAATAATTTTCTGCATAATGGCAATAAACTACTAACGGAATTATTCAACGCCCAATGTGTTATGTGTAATGAGTTGTTCGATCCCAATAGGCAAATGGAGGCATTGATTGACCAGCTCAATCTCAAAGATGCCTATATTGTTCCCGTCGGCGGTTCTAACGCCCTGGGTTCATTGGGTTATGTGCGTTGCGCATTAGAAATTGCCGAACAGCGTCCAAAAGATGTAGAGTTTGCTGCCGTTATTGTCGCCTCTGGCAGCGCAGGAACACACGCGGGATTGGCGATCGGATTACACGCCACACTCCCACAAACACCGGTGATTGGTGTTACTGTTTCGCGTGTTACCGCCGAACAAGCGCCAAAAGTGAGTCAATTGCAGCAAGAAATCAGCTCGCTCTTAGGTCAAACAACCTGCCCGGATGTCCTGTTGTGGGACAACTATTTTGCACCAATGTATGGCATGCCAAATAAACAAGGGTCTGATGCTATTAAACTATTGGCACAAAAAGAGGGCATTTTATTAGATCCCGTCTATACCGGAAAAGCCATGGCCGGATTAATTGATCATGTGCTGAATAACACCATTGAGAGTCAGAAGCCATTGCTGTTTGTGCATACGGGCGGAGCCCCTGCGCTGTTTTCTTATTCTGGGATTGATGTCATAAGCTAA
- a CDS encoding GNAT family N-acetyltransferase, protein MGINAPEILTAEHNINDFYCQHETLNEWLSRRALKNNKLGASRTFVICKEGTKDVIGYYCLSAGSINHIESTPSLKRNMPDPIPVVLLGRLAVDVEYQGKKFGALLLQDAWKRVASMAEQVGISAIIVHALDENARTFYTRLGFTQSPLAPYTLMLPLGRKN, encoded by the coding sequence ATGGGAATAAATGCACCTGAAATATTAACAGCTGAACATAATATAAATGATTTTTATTGCCAGCATGAAACATTAAACGAATGGCTTTCACGCCGGGCGTTAAAAAATAATAAGCTCGGCGCGAGCCGCACCTTTGTGATTTGCAAGGAAGGTACAAAAGACGTTATCGGTTATTATTGTCTGAGCGCGGGTTCAATTAATCATATTGAATCTACACCATCGCTTAAACGCAATATGCCAGATCCTATCCCTGTCGTGCTTCTCGGCCGTCTGGCTGTCGATGTGGAATATCAAGGGAAGAAGTTCGGGGCATTGCTTCTCCAGGATGCCTGGAAACGTGTCGCCAGCATGGCGGAACAGGTGGGCATTTCAGCTATCATCGTCCACGCACTTGATGAGAACGCCCGAACGTTCTATACGCGCCTTGGTTTCACCCAGTCACCGTTGGCACCCTATACGCTGATGCTGCCATTAGGCAGGAAGAACTGA
- the rraB gene encoding ribonuclease E inhibitor RraB, protein MADLHALEEQREETRLIIEELLEDGSDPEALYIIEHHFSAEDFDQLEKAALEAFRLGYEVTDAEELETEDGAVLMCCDVISESRLEAELIDVQVEQLMDLAEKIGVNYDGWGTYFEDPNAPDDEDEGDLFPPEEDEPRLH, encoded by the coding sequence ATGGCAGACCTACATGCTTTAGAAGAACAGCGTGAAGAAACTCGCTTGATCATCGAAGAATTATTGGAAGATGGCAGCGATCCTGAGGCGCTTTATATTATTGAACACCATTTTTCGGCAGAAGATTTTGATCAACTGGAAAAGGCCGCCCTTGAAGCCTTCAGATTAGGTTATGAAGTCACGGATGCGGAAGAGCTGGAAACAGAAGACGGAGCTGTTTTGATGTGTTGTGATGTGATCAGTGAAAGCCGTCTGGAGGCTGAATTGATCGACGTACAGGTTGAGCAGCTCATGGATCTGGCGGAAAAGATCGGTGTCAATTACGACGGTTGGGGGACGTACTTTGAAGATCCCAATGCCCCTGATGATGAAGATGAGGGTGATCTCTTTCCCCCTGAGGAAGATGAACCTAGATTGCATTAA
- a CDS encoding Na+/H+ antiporter NhaC family protein has translation MNDYGIWTIITPVVTIILAIFTRQVILSLLLGILVGFTVIHDHNVILGIQGTVEGIINTFSSPGNTKTIIFMLMIGGIMRLVVVTGGVRSLVRLLTDKTQLIENKKAVQFLAMMITSLIFIESSINQLIAGASTKKLAKNYGIPPEKMSYIIQTSCVSVCSSAMINGWGAAMMGVIGVQISKGLINGEPFDILAGSMLYNIMAWLSLASVLFYIFSNVSWGPMRTAEMRALHEHLNNNTESKHSEDNNDVIEHPNSHTSLNFFIPILSTVLMLPLALYITGNGDFSKGSGSTSIYWSVIFGTTVSFFWFLIRRILTIETFFKELYIGYASMIKISSVMVLAFLMGNVSADLNTGAYIAHITSDIIPAGFSIGFIFLISSIMSLATGTSWGTFAIMIPIGVQLGISVGMPPEYMIGAAIAGSIFGDMTSPISSDAIVASMATDCDHIEHIRTQMPYALVTASFALAIYFYLGFTY, from the coding sequence ATGAATGATTACGGTATTTGGACCATCATTACCCCTGTTGTTACCATTATTTTAGCGATATTTACACGCCAGGTTATTTTATCACTCCTGCTCGGTATATTAGTGGGCTTTACAGTTATTCATGACCATAATGTTATTTTAGGCATACAAGGAACGGTTGAGGGCATTATTAATACCTTTTCTTCTCCCGGTAATACCAAAACCATCATCTTTATGTTAATGATTGGTGGAATAATGCGGCTGGTGGTGGTAACAGGTGGCGTGCGATCCTTAGTTCGCTTACTCACGGATAAAACGCAACTGATTGAAAATAAAAAAGCCGTTCAATTTTTGGCAATGATGATTACTTCATTAATATTTATTGAAAGCTCAATTAACCAGTTAATCGCTGGCGCGTCTACCAAGAAATTAGCCAAAAATTATGGTATTCCACCAGAAAAAATGTCTTACATTATCCAGACATCCTGTGTTTCTGTTTGCTCTTCTGCCATGATTAATGGTTGGGGAGCGGCAATGATGGGCGTCATCGGCGTGCAGATTTCTAAAGGGTTAATCAACGGTGAACCGTTTGATATTCTGGCCGGGTCTATGCTTTATAATATTATGGCCTGGTTATCGCTGGCGTCTGTTTTATTCTATATTTTTTCTAATGTATCTTGGGGGCCAATGAGAACCGCAGAAATGCGGGCGTTACATGAACATTTAAATAATAATACCGAAAGCAAGCACAGTGAAGATAATAATGATGTTATTGAACACCCTAACAGTCATACGTCCTTAAATTTCTTTATTCCTATTTTATCGACGGTATTGATGCTGCCCCTTGCGCTCTATATCACAGGTAATGGTGATTTTAGTAAAGGCAGCGGTTCAACCTCTATCTATTGGAGTGTTATCTTTGGAACCACGGTCTCTTTTTTCTGGTTCTTGATACGTCGAATTTTAACCATAGAAACCTTTTTTAAAGAACTTTATATTGGTTATGCCAGCATGATAAAAATAAGTTCTGTCATGGTATTGGCATTTTTAATGGGTAACGTTTCCGCTGATTTAAATACCGGTGCGTATATTGCACACATTACCTCTGATATTATTCCGGCAGGTTTCTCCATCGGTTTTATTTTCCTGATTAGTTCCATCATGTCATTAGCAACAGGCACCTCATGGGGGACATTCGCCATTATGATCCCCATTGGTGTACAGCTCGGTATTTCCGTGGGTATGCCTCCTGAATATATGATTGGTGCCGCCATTGCGGGTTCGATTTTTGGTGATATGACCTCGCCCATTTCCAGCGATGCCATTGTTGCCTCCATGGCAACCGATTGTGACCATATTGAACATATTCGCACGCAAATGCCCTATGCGTTGGTGACGGCAAGTTTCGCTCTCGCCATCTATTTTTATTTAGGCTTTACTTATTAA
- a CDS encoding IS630 family transposase — MKIHLTPEQKRALELMHDTTRDSRVCDRIKAVLLASEGWTAQMIAQALRIHETTVSRHLKDFIAQEKLTPENGGSESHLSAKQTADLVDYLTANLLHTTAQIVDYVRARWQVSFSVGGMTKWLHRQGFSYKKPKGVPHKFDADKQQQFIDDYQSLKDRAGQNEPILFIDAVHPSQSTKLSYGWMKAGKNQVKVVETTGSRTRLNLLGALNLQRIEDTVIREYPSINAENIAYFFGAIRETYPLSQKIHIILDGAGYHRAELVKEVAYVLNIELHYLPPYSPNLNPIERLWKYMNEQVRNNVYFPDAKTFRETLRHFFHVTLPEKAKELTTRLTDNFQILKPASSS, encoded by the coding sequence ATGAAAATTCATCTGACACCAGAACAAAAACGTGCCCTCGAATTGATGCATGATACCACTCGTGATAGTCGAGTCTGTGATCGCATCAAGGCCGTGCTTTTGGCGTCAGAGGGCTGGACAGCTCAGATGATTGCTCAGGCCTTACGTATTCATGAAACTACGGTAAGCCGTCACCTAAAAGATTTCATCGCGCAGGAAAAACTCACCCCCGAAAATGGCGGTTCTGAAAGCCATCTCTCTGCCAAACAAACCGCCGATCTGGTTGATTATTTGACGGCAAATTTGCTGCATACGACCGCTCAAATTGTGGATTATGTACGAGCTCGTTGGCAGGTGTCTTTCAGCGTGGGAGGCATGACGAAATGGCTTCACCGACAAGGTTTCAGCTACAAAAAGCCAAAGGGCGTTCCTCATAAATTCGATGCGGATAAGCAGCAACAATTTATTGATGACTACCAGTCTCTGAAAGACCGGGCAGGTCAGAATGAACCTATCCTATTTATTGATGCGGTGCATCCTTCGCAGTCCACAAAGCTCAGCTATGGTTGGATGAAAGCGGGGAAAAATCAGGTAAAAGTGGTCGAAACCACCGGCAGTCGTACCCGTCTCAATCTTCTGGGCGCCCTCAATTTACAACGAATTGAAGACACCGTGATCCGTGAATACCCGAGTATCAATGCCGAAAATATCGCGTATTTTTTCGGCGCTATTAGAGAAACTTACCCACTTTCGCAAAAAATTCATATTATTCTGGATGGGGCGGGTTACCACCGGGCAGAATTGGTGAAAGAGGTGGCATATGTCCTTAATATTGAACTGCATTACCTACCGCCTTACAGCCCAAACCTCAATCCAATAGAGCGATTGTGGAAGTATATGAATGAGCAAGTACGTAACAATGTTTATTTTCCGGATGCGAAGACATTCCGTGAAACCCTTCGTCACTTTTTTCATGTCACTTTGCCAGAAAAAGCGAAAGAACTCACGACTAGACTGACTGACAACTTTCAGATTTTAAAACCTGCATCTTCAAGTTAG
- a CDS encoding GNAT family N-acetyltransferase, with amino-acid sequence MTTKTTHDYVIRPITQQDNAGIAAVIREVSAEHGLTADKGFAVADPILDTLYEVYNQPRSTYWVVEMAGKVVGGGGVAPLAGGDNDICELQKMYLSSVLRGKGIAKQIVKQSLSFGAEQGFKRCYLETTENLKAAIALYEKLGFSYLDQPLGNTGHSDCEIRMVKEL; translated from the coding sequence ATGACAACAAAAACAACACACGACTACGTTATTCGTCCCATCACCCAACAAGACAATGCCGGTATTGCCGCGGTGATCCGTGAGGTATCTGCCGAGCATGGGTTAACCGCTGACAAAGGCTTTGCCGTTGCTGATCCGATTCTGGATACCTTGTACGAGGTTTACAACCAGCCACGCAGCACTTACTGGGTGGTTGAAATGGCGGGGAAAGTCGTTGGCGGCGGCGGTGTTGCTCCATTGGCGGGAGGTGATAACGATATCTGTGAATTGCAGAAAATGTACCTTTCATCAGTATTGCGGGGAAAAGGTATTGCCAAACAAATTGTAAAGCAATCTCTCTCATTCGGGGCAGAACAGGGGTTTAAACGCTGCTATCTGGAAACCACGGAAAACTTGAAAGCCGCCATTGCCCTATATGAGAAACTGGGATTCAGCTATCTTGATCAGCCACTTGGCAACACCGGCCACAGCGACTGTGAAATCAGGATGGTCAAAGAACTGTAA
- the argF gene encoding ornithine carbamoyltransferase: MNPFFKRSFLRLLDISPTEINTLLTLAHTLKANKKSGSESPLLAGKNIALIFEKDSTRTRCAFEVAAHDQGANVTYLGPSGSQIGHKESIKDTARVLGRFYDGIQYRGHGQQIVETLAQYAGVPVWNGLTNEFHPTQLLADLLTMQEHSQKPLSEITFAYLGDARNNMGNTLLEAAALTGMDLRLVAPRACWPDDNLIAECQKQAEKTGAQIMLTENIAQGVKGADFLYTDVWVSMGEPKSVWQERIALLKPYQVNMAVIKLTGNPAVKFLHCLPAFHDEETALGKQLAKEFNLYGGLEVTNDVFESEYSIVFDQAENRMHTIKAVMVATLVENLTL, encoded by the coding sequence ATGAACCCATTTTTCAAGCGCTCGTTCCTAAGATTACTTGATATTAGCCCCACAGAAATTAATACCCTGTTAACTTTGGCTCATACATTAAAAGCGAATAAAAAATCAGGTTCGGAATCGCCCTTACTCGCGGGGAAAAACATTGCCCTGATCTTTGAAAAAGATTCCACCCGTACACGCTGTGCCTTTGAAGTTGCCGCCCATGATCAAGGTGCCAATGTGACCTATTTAGGCCCAAGTGGCAGTCAGATCGGGCACAAAGAATCCATCAAGGACACCGCGCGGGTACTTGGGCGTTTTTATGATGGCATCCAATACCGTGGGCACGGTCAGCAAATTGTCGAAACGCTCGCGCAATACGCCGGCGTTCCGGTTTGGAATGGGCTGACGAATGAATTCCACCCAACTCAACTTTTGGCTGATTTACTGACGATGCAGGAACACAGCCAAAAACCGCTGTCTGAAATCACATTTGCCTATTTGGGCGATGCCCGCAATAACATGGGCAATACCCTGCTGGAAGCGGCCGCATTGACGGGCATGGATCTCCGTTTAGTCGCGCCAAGAGCCTGTTGGCCAGACGATAATTTGATTGCAGAATGCCAAAAGCAGGCAGAAAAAACCGGCGCTCAGATCATGCTGACAGAAAATATTGCGCAAGGGGTAAAAGGGGCTGATTTTCTCTATACCGATGTTTGGGTATCCATGGGAGAACCAAAGTCGGTCTGGCAAGAGCGCATTGCCTTACTGAAACCTTATCAAGTCAATATGGCTGTGATTAAACTGACCGGAAATCCAGCCGTGAAATTCCTGCACTGCCTGCCTGCTTTTCACGATGAAGAGACGGCGCTCGGCAAGCAACTGGCGAAGGAATTCAATCTATATGGTGGGCTGGAAGTGACAAATGACGTGTTTGAATCAGAATACAGTATTGTGTTTGATCAGGCCGAAAACCGCATGCACACCATTAAGGCGGTGATGGTGGCAACGCTGGTGGAAAATCTCACATTGTAG
- a CDS encoding MFS transporter gives MSRSVFGFFLAHKFEKSEKKRFLIQLILFFIGISLTAIIIKYLTISPLIFIFVSIGIGFVEAFFIPVVNAFIPSIVDNDFIVEAFRKTFLIQASNNLFGIAIGMGGYQSIGFENMMWVIVFLSLISFIILLSLDCKGQSISFEKSPADYDIKKSIAIFMRYRFEPWWAFFSMIINMFLASFSSLIIPYFIVKIAGGNPISVGLIEGCAAGGAIFSSCYLQKKVETIIGKTRCVILSFFIIGLCFFLLAFAHYIFIWSILAFFMGMAIVMNNISVESNRSIAIPEKNRVKIQTIHNALIGFANPLGLLLTPFIITHYGYRVSLIISSLIVMMIAISIRFIPLFYELLTSKQEDIINLYEKKYGDL, from the coding sequence ATGTCAAGAAGTGTATTCGGTTTCTTTCTTGCGCATAAATTCGAAAAATCAGAAAAGAAACGATTTCTTATTCAATTAATATTATTCTTTATAGGGATATCACTAACGGCCATTATAATTAAATATTTAACCATAAGCCCGTTGATATTTATTTTTGTTTCCATTGGAATTGGTTTTGTTGAAGCATTCTTTATCCCTGTTGTTAATGCTTTTATTCCCTCCATAGTGGATAATGATTTTATCGTTGAAGCATTCAGAAAAACTTTTTTAATTCAAGCATCAAATAATTTATTTGGCATTGCCATTGGCATGGGAGGATATCAATCGATTGGATTTGAAAATATGATGTGGGTGATTGTGTTTTTATCATTAATTTCTTTTATTATTCTGCTTTCTTTAGATTGTAAAGGCCAATCCATTTCTTTCGAAAAATCACCTGCCGACTATGATATAAAAAAATCTATCGCTATATTTATGCGTTATCGTTTTGAACCTTGGTGGGCTTTCTTCTCAATGATAATCAATATGTTTCTTGCTTCGTTTTCATCATTGATCATTCCTTATTTTATAGTAAAAATTGCAGGAGGAAACCCTATCTCAGTTGGCCTAATTGAAGGATGCGCCGCCGGAGGGGCTATTTTTTCATCATGTTATTTGCAGAAGAAAGTTGAAACAATCATCGGAAAAACGCGATGTGTTATTTTGTCTTTCTTTATCATTGGGTTGTGCTTCTTTCTGTTAGCTTTTGCTCATTATATTTTTATTTGGAGTATTCTGGCATTTTTCATGGGAATGGCAATAGTGATGAATAATATCAGTGTAGAATCGAACCGCTCCATCGCTATTCCTGAGAAAAATCGGGTAAAGATTCAAACTATTCACAATGCACTCATTGGGTTCGCTAACCCACTGGGTTTATTATTAACTCCGTTTATCATAACGCACTATGGATATAGGGTTTCACTGATCATTTCATCTTTAATCGTCATGATGATCGCTATTTCTATCCGTTTCATTCCTCTTTTTTATGAATTATTAACCAGTAAGCAAGAGGATATTATTAACTTATATGAAAAAAAGTATGGTGATTTATAA